One genomic region from Dehalobacter restrictus DSM 9455 encodes:
- a CDS encoding VirB4-like conjugal transfer ATPase, CD1110 family, with amino-acid sequence MIKTLQKIVKQDKEKFVVPKGVQQVIPIKAIWSDGIFKVGNKFSKSFRFTDINYAVASKEDKEAMFLSYSELLNSLDSGATTKITINNRRLNKTDFESSILIPHKGDGLDDYRGEYNRMLLDKATGANGIVQDKYVTVSVLKKNIEESRNYFSRIGADLITHFSHLGSKCVELDTMDRLRILHDFFRPCEETDFRFDLSETMQKGHDFKDYISPDTFEFEKDHFCMGNKYGRVIFLREYASYIKDSMISELCDFNRSMMLSLDIIPIPTDEAVREVENRLLGVETNITNWQRRQNQNNNFSAVVPYDMEQQRKESKEFLDDLTTRDQRMMFAVLTMVHVADSKEQLDSDTETLLTTARKHLCQFSTLTFQQMDGLNTVLPYGLRKIEAIRTLTTESTAVFIPFRAQEISHSGGIYYGQNVISKNMIIANRKLLLNGNSFILGVSGSGKSFTAKREIVNQILSSDDDIILIDPEREYSSLVKAMGGEIIHISATSPNHINAMDMNRDYGDGANPVILKSEFVLSLCEQLIGGQNLGAKQKSLIDRCTASVYRKYLQSNFQGITPTLQDFHAELLKQDESEAQEIALAIELFTSGSLNTFAKPTNVDVNNRLICYDILDLGKQLLPIGMLVVLDSILNRITRNRAKGRNTFIIIDEIYLMFQHEYSANFLFTLWKRVRKYGAFCTGITQNVDDLLQSHTARTMLANSEFIVMLNQASTDRMELARLLNISDLQLSYITNVDAGNGLIKVGSSLVPFADQFPRNTRLYRLMTTKPGEQAEI; translated from the coding sequence ATGATTAAGACCCTGCAGAAAATCGTGAAGCAGGATAAGGAGAAGTTTGTTGTCCCCAAAGGCGTCCAGCAGGTTATCCCGATTAAGGCCATTTGGTCTGACGGGATTTTTAAGGTGGGCAACAAATTTTCCAAGTCCTTTCGTTTTACAGATATTAATTACGCGGTGGCCTCCAAAGAAGACAAGGAAGCAATGTTCCTGTCTTATTCGGAGCTGCTCAATTCTTTGGACAGCGGAGCGACCACCAAAATCACCATCAACAACCGCCGCTTGAACAAAACGGACTTTGAAAGCTCTATTCTCATCCCGCATAAAGGGGACGGGCTGGACGATTACCGTGGGGAATACAACCGGATGCTTTTGGACAAGGCCACCGGCGCTAACGGGATTGTCCAGGATAAATATGTAACCGTATCGGTGCTGAAAAAGAATATTGAGGAATCACGGAACTACTTCTCTCGCATTGGAGCCGACCTGATCACCCACTTTTCCCATCTTGGCTCCAAGTGTGTGGAACTGGATACTATGGACCGCCTGCGCATCCTGCATGATTTTTTTCGTCCCTGCGAAGAAACGGATTTCCGGTTCGATCTATCCGAAACAATGCAAAAGGGGCACGACTTCAAGGATTATATTTCTCCAGACACCTTTGAATTTGAAAAAGACCACTTCTGCATGGGAAACAAGTACGGGCGCGTCATTTTCTTAAGGGAATACGCCAGCTATATCAAAGACAGCATGATATCCGAACTCTGCGATTTTAACCGCAGCATGATGTTGTCGTTGGATATTATCCCCATCCCCACGGATGAAGCGGTACGGGAGGTGGAAAATAGACTGCTTGGGGTGGAAACCAACATCACAAACTGGCAGAGACGGCAAAACCAGAACAATAACTTTTCCGCCGTTGTTCCCTACGACATGGAACAGCAACGCAAAGAAAGTAAGGAATTCCTCGACGACCTGACAACCCGCGACCAGCGGATGATGTTTGCGGTGCTGACCATGGTGCATGTTGCGGACAGTAAGGAGCAGCTGGACAGCGATACCGAAACCCTGCTGACCACTGCGCGGAAGCATCTCTGTCAGTTTTCCACCCTGACATTCCAGCAGATGGACGGATTAAATACCGTGCTGCCCTATGGGCTAAGGAAAATCGAAGCTATCCGGACGCTAACCACCGAGAGTACGGCGGTGTTTATTCCTTTCCGGGCGCAGGAAATTTCCCACAGCGGCGGCATCTATTATGGCCAGAATGTCATATCCAAGAACATGATAATCGCCAACCGCAAGCTGCTCTTAAACGGTAACAGCTTCATCCTGGGCGTATCCGGTTCCGGCAAGAGCTTTACAGCCAAGCGGGAGATTGTCAACCAGATCCTGTCCAGCGATGACGACATAATACTGATCGACCCGGAGCGAGAATATTCTTCCCTTGTCAAAGCCATGGGCGGTGAGATCATCCATATTTCCGCAACTTCACCGAACCATATCAATGCCATGGACATGAACCGCGATTACGGCGACGGGGCTAATCCGGTCATCCTAAAATCCGAATTTGTCCTTTCCTTATGTGAGCAGCTGATCGGTGGCCAAAACCTGGGGGCTAAACAAAAGTCCCTGATCGATCGCTGCACCGCAAGTGTTTACCGGAAGTATCTGCAAAGCAACTTTCAGGGGATAACGCCCACCTTGCAGGATTTTCATGCGGAGCTTTTAAAACAGGATGAATCGGAAGCGCAGGAAATTGCCCTGGCTATTGAGCTGTTCACCAGCGGCAGCCTGAACACTTTCGCAAAACCGACTAATGTGGACGTCAACAACCGCCTGATTTGCTACGACATTCTGGACTTGGGCAAGCAGCTTTTGCCCATCGGTATGCTGGTGGTGCTGGACAGCATCCTGAACCGGATTACCCGGAACCGGGCCAAGGGTAGAAATACTTTTATAATTATTGATGAAATTTACCTGATGTTTCAGCATGAGTATTCGGCCAATTTCCTTTTTACCCTGTGGAAGCGCGTCCGGAAGTACGGGGCGTTCTGCACAGGCATTACCCAAAATGTTGATGATTTGCTGCAGAGTCACACAGCCAGGACCATGCTGGCCAACAGTGAATTTATCGTCATGCTCAATCAGGCTAGCACCGACAGAATGGAGCTGGCCAGGCTTTTGAACATTTCTGACCTTCAGCTCAGCTACATCACCAACGTGGACGCCGGGAACGGGTTGATTAAGGTGGGAAGCTCCCTTGTCCCCTTTGCCGATCAATTTCCGCGCAACACCAGGCTCTATCGCCTGATGACTACAAAACCTGGCGAACAGGCTGAAATCTAA
- a CDS encoding helix-turn-helix domain-containing protein, which translates to MKPRQNPPGNKNMIGAKVVALRKAKKIKQKDFLAKLQTVGLDISATSLSRLEGQYRLVQDYEIVAIAKALDISIEDLLGKRRND; encoded by the coding sequence ATGAAACCACGACAGAACCCGCCCGGCAATAAAAACATGATTGGAGCCAAGGTTGTTGCCCTTAGGAAAGCAAAGAAAATTAAGCAGAAAGATTTTTTAGCGAAACTGCAAACCGTGGGCTTGGACATCAGTGCGACAAGTCTTTCACGTCTTGAAGGGCAATACCGCCTTGTTCAGGATTATGAGATTGTTGCGATTGCGAAAGCATTGGATATTTCTATTGAAGATTTGCTGGGGAAAAGACGGAATGATTAA
- a CDS encoding SAF domain-containing protein: MRKVFFILGLVIAFGSGIGLYFYMDNAKGLIPVVYAATNIPEDTVIRAQQLKVKSVPRESVPSGVAASINQVANKSLNWPLKEGDPVRLDKIEQNTKAEVENSRLIAFKTDYNGSIAGLAKYGQTVDLVLTLDPKQTGNLSLAGYIVTDLFIEATADSSGRILSSADIPYLNGSSSVVSLSGSEQTTGIPVEIIAKVTPKQFLVIKQAETMGTISLGQRDKNAKNLYNINDVIENSQMNIGKDFIVSLLQLQK, encoded by the coding sequence TTGAGAAAAGTTTTTTTTATCTTAGGTTTGGTTATCGCTTTTGGGAGCGGCATAGGCCTTTATTTTTATATGGATAATGCAAAGGGTTTAATTCCTGTGGTTTATGCCGCCACAAATATTCCTGAAGATACCGTAATAAGGGCACAGCAATTGAAAGTTAAGAGTGTTCCAAGGGAAAGTGTGCCTTCGGGAGTTGCAGCAAGTATCAACCAGGTAGCAAACAAGTCTCTGAATTGGCCTTTAAAAGAAGGCGATCCGGTGCGGTTGGATAAAATAGAACAAAACACAAAGGCGGAGGTTGAAAATTCGAGATTAATCGCCTTCAAAACAGATTACAACGGATCCATTGCCGGCCTTGCTAAATACGGACAAACCGTTGACCTTGTTTTAACTCTTGACCCAAAACAAACGGGTAATTTATCGCTTGCCGGATATATTGTCACTGATTTATTTATTGAAGCGACTGCTGATTCATCGGGCAGGATATTATCTTCTGCAGATATCCCGTATTTGAATGGTTCATCATCTGTTGTGAGTTTATCAGGCAGTGAACAAACAACCGGTATCCCGGTAGAAATTATTGCAAAGGTTACTCCTAAACAGTTTTTAGTAATAAAACAGGCCGAAACAATGGGAACTATTTCGTTGGGGCAGCGCGATAAGAATGCCAAGAATCTATACAATATAAACGATGTTATCGAAAATTCACAGATGAATATTGGCAAAGATTTTATTGTTTCATTGCTTCAGCTTCAAAAGTAA
- a CDS encoding TadE/TadG family type IV pilus assembly protein: MKNPDNERGSTLIEFLIVFALWMAIFFTFISMFFLNNLQGSMVNAVNLGLERAAVVGGTTTEVRNLMKDQLKHTGVDTGLFVVTGSGSDASRVTYGQYITISITGPRKFTDWSSGHPVSKSETVTVTKTIMSQYLP; this comes from the coding sequence ATGAAAAACCCTGATAATGAACGCGGATCTACCTTGATTGAATTCTTAATTGTCTTTGCATTATGGATGGCGATATTCTTCACATTCATATCGATGTTTTTCCTTAATAACTTGCAGGGATCCATGGTTAACGCCGTGAATCTCGGGTTGGAAAGGGCTGCCGTTGTCGGAGGAACTACGACAGAGGTCCGAAATCTGATGAAAGATCAGCTGAAACACACCGGCGTCGATACCGGTTTATTTGTGGTTACCGGATCGGGCAGTGATGCTAGCCGCGTTACTTACGGACAATATATAACAATTTCCATAACCGGACCCCGGAAATTTACCGATTGGTCAAGCGGACACCCGGTTTCTAAATCGGAGACGGTTACGGTAACCAAAACGATCATGAGTCAATATTTGCCTTAA
- a CDS encoding type II secretion system F family protein, with amino-acid sequence MINLIYHSTRRRLNKQALNTFSLILNNYIVRNNLEAATWDSIAAMPSQMRSLFSRIQSRVNNGEEFDAVVYKISIILKLQSFRDFYNVIVSSRMAGGNTEELLYRLTDKIRSRKNRAQSIKEDLNPLISKAVAFTLVMILTYLGVSLFWPDSLALVKQSSFGHLYTNAIIISVLIEAALLLKFLSMED; translated from the coding sequence ATGATAAATCTAATCTATCACAGTACGCGAAGAAGGCTGAATAAACAGGCATTGAACACTTTCAGTCTTATCTTAAACAATTATATTGTCCGTAATAATCTTGAAGCTGCAACCTGGGATTCAATCGCTGCCATGCCTTCTCAAATGCGCTCATTGTTTAGCCGAATCCAGTCCAGGGTGAATAATGGGGAAGAATTCGATGCGGTTGTATATAAAATATCTATAATTTTGAAACTGCAGTCTTTCAGGGATTTTTACAACGTTATCGTTTCTTCGAGGATGGCAGGGGGCAACACAGAAGAGCTTTTATACAGGCTTACGGACAAAATCAGATCAAGAAAAAACAGGGCGCAATCAATTAAAGAGGATCTTAATCCGCTAATCTCCAAAGCTGTGGCTTTTACGCTGGTAATGATTCTTACGTATCTAGGCGTAAGTCTTTTTTGGCCGGATTCATTGGCCCTGGTAAAACAATCTTCATTTGGGCACCTTTATACGAATGCCATCATTATTTCTGTCTTAATTGAGGCTGCGCTGTTGCTGAAATTTTTATCAATGGAGGATTAG
- a CDS encoding PrgI family protein has translation MEVKINREIRDYTESLFFGLSMRQFVFSLLAVGVAVGIYFGLRNVLGTETVSWVCILGAFPFAVMGFIRYHGMTAEQFFWAYLKSEFILPKKLMFYPTNVYFEALKQSIQNKEKEEWKRHD, from the coding sequence TTGGAAGTTAAAATCAACCGGGAAATCCGGGATTACACGGAAAGCTTGTTCTTTGGACTGTCAATGCGACAGTTTGTTTTTTCTCTCCTGGCTGTTGGCGTTGCCGTCGGAATCTACTTCGGCCTGCGGAATGTCTTAGGCACGGAAACAGTGAGCTGGGTGTGCATTTTGGGTGCGTTCCCCTTTGCCGTCATGGGGTTTATCCGCTATCACGGCATGACAGCGGAACAGTTTTTCTGGGCGTATCTCAAATCGGAGTTTATCCTGCCCAAAAAACTGATGTTTTATCCGACAAACGTGTATTTCGAAGCGTTGAAGCAGAGCATTCAAAACAAGGAAAAGGAGGAATGGAAACGACATGATTAA
- a CDS encoding EAL domain-containing protein, which produces MSGRLKTEIAFQPIWDLQKMKVFGFEALARWENFRPDKVFLEAAKKNLVLELETLILAEICRIGKSTKKKTFINVHPSLPDPYFWECLKGQNVVLEITESDRICFPSLNVLRDLGFILALDDFGTGSATLESLCLVEPEYIKLDKSLIQSKNVASRDSLVMAFVGHATRLNTKVIVEGIENHEQLRAARINGSHYGQGYFLGKPEILFPGF; this is translated from the coding sequence TTGTCCGGAAGATTAAAAACAGAAATAGCTTTTCAGCCAATTTGGGATTTACAGAAAATGAAGGTATTCGGCTTTGAAGCTTTAGCCCGATGGGAAAATTTTAGGCCTGACAAAGTTTTTTTAGAGGCTGCCAAAAAAAATTTAGTGCTGGAATTGGAAACTTTAATTTTGGCGGAAATATGCCGGATCGGAAAAAGCACAAAAAAAAAGACGTTTATTAACGTTCATCCAAGCTTGCCCGATCCTTATTTTTGGGAATGTTTAAAAGGTCAAAATGTAGTATTGGAAATAACTGAATCGGATAGAATTTGCTTTCCGTCTTTAAATGTCCTAAGAGACTTAGGTTTTATTTTGGCTTTAGATGATTTTGGTACCGGCTCGGCTACATTGGAATCTTTGTGCCTTGTTGAGCCTGAATATATTAAGCTTGATAAAAGTCTTATTCAATCAAAGAATGTTGCAAGCCGTGACAGTTTGGTAATGGCTTTTGTTGGACATGCGACAAGACTGAATACCAAGGTAATTGTTGAAGGCATAGAAAACCATGAACAATTGCGGGCGGCAAGGATAAATGGTTCTCACTATGGACAAGGTTACTTCCTCGGAAAACCTGAAATTTTATTTCCCGGTTTCTAA
- a CDS encoding DUF6075 family protein, producing the protein MENIRFAGKEHEAFYYNMLKAAGNTDVYHRAFFYTMGISKETRENIHSLFDFEENCIETQNLAAAWQTGGTIRLCRLAFNLWNGWTEGGKERYSAPYELFDCRFAPYFFEAIRLRYPEYCRGTEHPDRQLSAKEL; encoded by the coding sequence ATGGAAAATATCCGATTTGCAGGCAAAGAGCATGAGGCCTTTTATTACAATATGCTTAAAGCGGCAGGTAATACCGACGTGTATCACAGGGCGTTTTTTTACACGATGGGGATTAGTAAGGAAACAAGGGAGAATATTCATTCCTTATTTGATTTTGAAGAGAATTGCATCGAGACGCAAAATCTTGCGGCAGCCTGGCAGACGGGAGGAACCATCCGTCTATGCCGCTTGGCTTTTAACCTTTGGAACGGGTGGACAGAGGGGGGGAAAGAGAGGTACTCCGCGCCGTATGAACTGTTTGACTGCCGTTTTGCTCCTTACTTTTTTGAAGCTATCCGGCTGCGCTATCCCGAGTATTGCCGGGGTACGGAGCATCCTGATCGGCAGCTCTCTGCAAAGGAACTGTAA
- a CDS encoding ATPase, T2SS/T4P/T4SS family, which produces MRISSVKAVEQKAYDTESKNHLYQTTSIIQTILTENHPKLLNDAIYGVGECQEQIRNVIKDIIRHEKLDVPDMSIDEIAWEVYKYIIGYDVIHDLLLDAEITEICVNGPYQITYKKNGIRYLAKDIKFTDLAHLEKITERILLTCHSEANEGSPMVDNAWLPDRSRVVINKSSIVPSHGITLNIRRFRDKNFSLEELEKIGTLKIAEKSRSLNSLNKERDVIKSIPSKEHSYRQVDFIRDVVRAGATIIVSGGTHTGKTTLIRTLASIFQDLIPDENDPGDPESGLRIITIENGPELQLVKYYPGLEVVEMLERDTKYNPLGVEEIYPQVMRMDPDVILVGEIRFPIEAMYTLRAMRSGHANTMASIHTYDAESCCQELRTKVQSISNVSDKVINTEIVTAVDIIIQLGIVDRKIEITQVAELDLDSECNIVIKDIFKRDSDGKMIFNPISKKLAYRLIAKGRKNASDVKRWLV; this is translated from the coding sequence ATGAGAATCAGTTCAGTTAAAGCTGTTGAACAAAAAGCGTATGACACAGAAAGCAAAAATCATCTATATCAAACAACAAGTATTATTCAGACAATATTAACTGAAAACCACCCTAAATTGCTTAACGATGCTATTTATGGGGTAGGTGAATGTCAAGAACAAATCCGCAATGTTATAAAAGATATTATTCGTCATGAGAAACTAGATGTACCCGATATGAGTATCGATGAAATTGCTTGGGAGGTATATAAATACATCATTGGGTATGATGTTATCCATGACCTTCTTCTTGATGCTGAGATAACAGAAATATGCGTAAATGGTCCGTATCAAATCACGTATAAAAAGAATGGAATCAGGTATTTAGCAAAGGATATTAAGTTTACAGATCTGGCTCATCTTGAAAAAATAACAGAACGCATATTGCTCACCTGCCACTCAGAAGCTAATGAGGGCAGCCCTATGGTGGATAATGCTTGGCTTCCGGATCGAAGCAGGGTTGTAATTAATAAAAGCTCGATAGTCCCTAGCCACGGAATTACATTAAATATCCGGAGATTTAGGGATAAAAACTTTTCCTTGGAAGAACTTGAAAAGATCGGGACGTTAAAAATAGCTGAAAAAAGCAGATCTCTAAATTCTCTAAATAAAGAGCGTGACGTGATCAAAAGTATTCCAAGCAAAGAACATTCTTATCGACAGGTTGATTTTATTCGGGATGTTGTAAGAGCGGGGGCTACAATCATAGTCAGCGGCGGGACTCACACCGGAAAAACAACTTTGATTCGTACCTTGGCCTCAATTTTTCAAGATCTTATTCCGGATGAAAACGATCCGGGCGATCCCGAAAGCGGTTTGCGGATAATAACTATCGAAAATGGCCCGGAGCTGCAGCTGGTAAAATACTACCCTGGTCTTGAGGTAGTTGAAATGCTTGAACGCGACACAAAATACAATCCTTTAGGGGTAGAGGAAATCTACCCGCAGGTTATGAGAATGGACCCGGATGTAATTTTGGTTGGTGAAATCCGTTTTCCGATTGAGGCAATGTATACGCTTAGGGCCATGCGATCCGGTCACGCCAATACAATGGCCTCAATTCATACCTATGACGCTGAATCATGCTGTCAGGAATTAAGAACCAAGGTTCAATCTATCTCCAATGTCAGTGACAAGGTAATTAACACAGAAATCGTCACGGCAGTGGATATTATTATCCAGTTAGGGATAGTGGATAGAAAAATTGAAATTACCCAAGTCGCTGAATTAGATCTGGATTCGGAGTGTAATATTGTTATTAAAGATATTTTTAAAAGAGATAGCGACGGGAAAATGATCTTTAACCCCATAAGCAAAAAACTTGCTTATCGTCTTATTGCCAAAGGCAGAAAAAATGCCAGTGATGTTAAGAGGTGGTTGGTATGA
- a CDS encoding TadE/TadG family type IV pilus assembly protein — MKKLYKIIKDDRGSSLIELLIFLGISLALIGWGTDYYHAINIKRGITDSVKFAALAASQQTDQAKLNQGILAIDPAQADVVFLEMVKKNLSLDNNLNPLPGSPVIYVNKATLYYKTYNSDVLPAVSPIDNHAITEPSYVVYIEVRVRRGLTQIVNPTPYWTIKIGKDAALKISP, encoded by the coding sequence ATGAAGAAGCTATATAAAATAATAAAAGACGATCGGGGTTCATCTTTAATTGAACTGCTGATTTTTTTGGGCATTTCTCTTGCCCTTATTGGCTGGGGGACGGATTACTACCACGCCATAAACATAAAACGGGGAATAACGGACAGTGTAAAATTTGCCGCTTTAGCAGCCAGCCAGCAAACCGACCAGGCCAAATTAAATCAAGGTATTTTAGCTATAGACCCAGCGCAAGCGGATGTTGTTTTTTTAGAAATGGTAAAGAAAAATTTATCTTTAGACAATAACCTCAATCCGCTACCGGGCTCGCCGGTTATTTATGTCAATAAAGCAACGCTTTATTATAAAACCTATAATTCTGATGTTTTGCCGGCAGTAAGCCCGATTGACAATCACGCTATCACTGAGCCGTCCTATGTGGTTTATATCGAAGTCAGAGTAAGGCGAGGCCTTACCCAAATCGTAAATCCAACCCCTTATTGGACAATTAAAATAGGGAAAGACGCTGCTTTAAAAATCTCACCATAA
- a CDS encoding AAA family ATPase, whose protein sequence is MVDENKAVNEQAKKIIALWSVCSVGKSTLACNLARKLAKETNLKIGLLDFSLITPCLHLFLDLEDKESSIEYILKSWQDNYSYHDLLKENAHITKNLPNLLCWTGLIKNPQLIDKLGDIQTRTIIYELFDLVDILFIDVQSDTLLISTDAALKTATDVLVVVDQNRNTIENTAKWLNNLHARNMDMNKFQLIINQYSNKAVYTKNKIEGNLSLPLLGTVPGVSKVNYDNSTVSLVPLLKYGKFDKAIENILLRLHLTKAVKKRRILRDSNWRIFK, encoded by the coding sequence ATGGTTGATGAAAATAAAGCGGTTAATGAGCAGGCGAAGAAAATAATCGCCTTATGGAGTGTCTGCAGTGTAGGAAAGTCGACGCTTGCATGCAATTTGGCCCGGAAACTGGCAAAGGAAACAAACTTAAAAATAGGGTTGTTGGATTTTTCGCTAATAACGCCCTGCCTCCACTTATTTTTAGATCTGGAAGATAAAGAAAGCTCAATTGAATATATCCTTAAGTCCTGGCAGGATAATTATTCTTATCACGATTTGCTTAAGGAAAACGCCCACATAACGAAGAACCTTCCAAATTTATTATGTTGGACGGGATTAATTAAAAACCCCCAATTAATTGATAAGCTGGGAGATATTCAAACCCGTACAATAATATACGAGTTATTCGATCTCGTAGATATTCTTTTTATTGACGTCCAAAGCGATACGCTGCTTATTTCCACCGACGCAGCGCTGAAAACAGCAACAGATGTGTTGGTCGTTGTAGACCAGAACAGAAACACGATTGAGAACACTGCTAAATGGCTTAATAATTTACATGCCCGAAATATGGATATGAATAAATTCCAATTAATCATCAACCAATATTCCAATAAAGCAGTGTACACGAAAAATAAAATTGAGGGCAATCTTTCGCTGCCCCTGCTTGGAACAGTACCGGGCGTTTCCAAGGTGAATTATGATAACTCCACTGTCTCGCTGGTTCCCTTATTAAAATACGGTAAATTTGATAAAGCAATTGAAAATATTCTGCTGCGGCTTCATTTAACTAAAGCCGTAAAAAAACGACGTATATTGCGGGATTCGAATTGGAGGATATTTAAATGA
- a CDS encoding C40 family peptidase, with product MREIRTKSVIRDIKVLDKASDVSHRMKNAYIRTKEQTEQNGHNEDSNYVDKAVSGVKDGTETVAQKALTVGEHGKNAVWEIKERRAGGTGTSNTITRGDQSGHTSYPGAKVPKSKQRYVQGKATLTAKQAAERKAAQTFQNSVFQSAEKAALQGGKIHGQTGRRIKQSARESSITVKQAAKGTVKTAQRRVKTIERSAKTAIKISRSAAQNTVKTAQTAKRATQAATRVAAVSAKAAVKAMQITIKTIIAALKSLLAMIAAGGWAAVVIILLVCLVGLMSESVFGVFFSNEDTGKNTPVMTEAVSQLNGEFATKLDQIEKENPHDTLDLSNNDSSNMVSNWRDILAVYAVKVASDPENGIEVATLDDTKVGILRNIFWDMNKIDYWLETIEHEGTAITTDKDGNTSEETVTSTETVLHIHVTSKFYSNIIVEYHFNPQQVGMLNELMQDKYQQLFMRLIGSYMDITLSPQEIAVITQNLPEDLDEQRKNTVLAAYSLLGKVNYFWGGKSTIIGWDSRWGTLTKVTAEGSPTTGTVRPFGLDCSGYVAWVFANATENSDVADRIGFGTSSQYTACTAVSWNQAQPGDLAFYSNLSHVGIVVGKQNGDLLIANCNAGENNVAVTSVSGSSSSGFYTIGRPKFFE from the coding sequence ATGAGAGAAATAAGGACAAAATCTGTTATCAGAGATATTAAGGTACTGGATAAGGCTTCGGATGTATCTCATAGGATGAAAAACGCCTATATCCGTACAAAGGAGCAGACGGAGCAAAATGGGCATAACGAAGACAGTAACTATGTGGATAAGGCAGTGAGTGGAGTAAAAGACGGTACGGAAACAGTTGCTCAAAAAGCGCTAACTGTGGGAGAACACGGTAAAAACGCGGTGTGGGAAATCAAGGAACGGCGGGCAGGCGGGACGGGTACTTCTAACACTATTACTCGCGGGGATCAGTCGGGGCATACCTCCTATCCCGGCGCTAAAGTCCCAAAATCAAAACAGAGATATGTTCAGGGCAAAGCAACTTTAACGGCGAAGCAAGCGGCTGAAAGAAAAGCTGCACAGACCTTCCAAAATTCAGTTTTTCAGTCCGCAGAAAAAGCAGCATTGCAGGGCGGTAAAATTCACGGCCAAACAGGACGCAGGATCAAACAATCTGCCAGAGAGAGTAGTATAACCGTAAAGCAAGCGGCTAAAGGCACGGTAAAAACGGCGCAAAGAAGAGTTAAGACCATCGAACGCAGTGCTAAGACAGCCATTAAGATCTCACGGTCAGCAGCCCAAAACACCGTTAAGACCGCCCAAACCGCTAAAAGGGCTACGCAGGCGGCAACAAGAGTGGCGGCTGTCTCAGCAAAAGCGGCGGTAAAAGCAATGCAGATCACAATTAAAACAATCATTGCGGCGTTGAAGAGCCTGCTTGCAATGATTGCCGCAGGCGGCTGGGCAGCGGTTGTTATCATCCTGCTGGTATGCCTGGTAGGGCTCATGTCAGAGTCAGTTTTCGGGGTTTTCTTTTCCAATGAAGACACCGGTAAGAATACGCCGGTTATGACAGAGGCCGTTAGCCAGCTGAACGGAGAATTTGCGACAAAACTTGATCAGATAGAGAAGGAAAACCCGCATGACACGCTGGATTTATCCAACAACGATAGTAGCAATATGGTCAGTAACTGGCGGGACATCCTGGCGGTTTACGCGGTAAAAGTGGCCTCTGATCCGGAAAACGGCATTGAAGTTGCCACCCTTGACGACACAAAAGTTGGGATCCTGCGGAATATTTTTTGGGATATGAACAAAATCGACTACTGGCTGGAAACAATTGAGCATGAGGGAACGGCAATCACCACGGATAAGGACGGCAACACAAGCGAAGAAACGGTTACCAGCACCGAGACAGTCTTGCATATTCATGTCACCTCTAAATTTTATTCGAACATAATCGTCGAATACCATTTCAATCCGCAGCAAGTGGGAATGTTGAACGAGCTTATGCAGGACAAATACCAGCAGCTATTTATGAGGCTTATCGGCAGCTATATGGATATTACCCTTTCCCCGCAGGAAATCGCGGTTATTACGCAAAACCTGCCGGAAGATTTGGATGAACAACGGAAAAATACTGTGCTGGCTGCTTATTCCCTTCTCGGCAAAGTAAACTATTTTTGGGGCGGCAAATCCACAATTATCGGCTGGGACAGCCGGTGGGGAACACTTACCAAGGTAACAGCCGAGGGAAGTCCTACCACCGGAACAGTACGGCCTTTCGGATTGGACTGCTCGGGCTATGTGGCATGGGTGTTTGCTAATGCTACGGAAAATTCAGATGTCGCGGATAGAATCGGATTTGGTACCTCCAGTCAGTATACTGCCTGTACTGCGGTAAGTTGGAATCAGGCACAGCCGGGAGATCTGGCGTTTTATTCCAATTTAAGCCATGTAGGCATAGTTGTAGGTAAGCAAAACGGAGATCTGTTGATTGCCAATTGCAATGCCGGAGAAAACAATGTAGCGGTAACCAGTGTTTCCGGCTCAAGTTCATCAGGCTTCTATACGATTGGCAGACCTAAGTTTTTTGAATAG